One genomic region from Bacillus aquiflavi encodes:
- a CDS encoding DUF3388 domain-containing protein, protein MSKKEWYLEYEIQINRPGLLGDISSLLGMLSINIVTINGVDQGCRGLLILAKNDEQIARLESILQTMDTIRLIKIREPKLRDRLAVRHGRYIQRDADDKKTFRFVRAELGLLVDFLAELFKQDGHKLIGIRGMPRVGKTESIVASSVSANKKWLFVSSTLLKQTVRNQLIQEEYNVNNLFIIDGIVSTRRASEQHWQLVREIMRLPAVKVVEHPDIFVQNTEFSLEDFDYIIELRHEHDEKITYELGNNHLFSNATFGGFDF, encoded by the coding sequence ATGAGCAAAAAAGAATGGTATTTGGAATATGAAATACAAATAAATCGACCAGGTTTACTTGGGGATATTTCATCATTGTTAGGAATGTTATCAATTAATATTGTTACGATAAATGGTGTAGATCAGGGATGCAGGGGACTTTTAATTCTCGCCAAAAATGATGAACAAATTGCGCGTCTAGAATCTATTTTACAAACGATGGATACTATAAGATTAATAAAAATCCGCGAACCAAAACTTCGAGATCGTCTGGCTGTCAGGCATGGAAGGTATATCCAACGAGATGCAGATGATAAGAAAACCTTTCGTTTTGTTCGAGCGGAGCTAGGTTTGCTTGTTGACTTTTTAGCTGAATTATTTAAACAGGATGGACATAAATTAATTGGTATAAGAGGGATGCCTCGAGTTGGCAAAACCGAATCAATTGTCGCTTCAAGCGTTAGCGCAAATAAAAAGTGGTTATTTGTTTCTTCAACGCTATTGAAACAAACGGTACGGAATCAATTAATACAAGAAGAATATAATGTAAATAATTTATTTATTATTGACGGGATTGTTTCGACTAGAAGAGCGAGTGAACAACATTGGCAGCTTGTCCGCGAAATAATGAGGCTGCCTGCAGTAAAAGTAGTCGAACATCCAGATATTTTTGTTCAAAATACGGAATTTTCTCTTGAAGATTTTGATTATATTATTGAACTTCGTCATGAGCATGATGAAAAAATTACATATGAGTTAGGTAACAATCATTTATTTTCTAATGCAACTTTTGGTGGTTTTGATTTTTAA
- a CDS encoding DUF3243 domain-containing protein, which produces MSVLENWQQWKGFLGDRLDQAQDAGMSKQVINDLAFQIGDYLAKQVDPKNEQERVLSDLWSVATPEEQQAIANIMVKLVQNDGTH; this is translated from the coding sequence AACAATGGAAAGGTTTCCTAGGGGATCGTTTAGACCAAGCACAAGATGCAGGAATGAGTAAGCAAGTCATTAATGATCTTGCTTTTCAAATTGGAGATTACTTAGCTAAACAAGTGGATCCGAAAAACGAGCAAGAACGAGTATTATCTGATCTTTGGTCAGTTGCCACTCCTGAAGAACAACAAGCAATTGCAAACATAATGGTCAAGCTTGTTCAAAATGACGGTACACATTAA